A portion of the Podospora pseudoanserina strain CBS 124.78 chromosome 2, whole genome shotgun sequence genome contains these proteins:
- a CDS encoding hypothetical protein (EggNog:ENOG503NY15; COG:O) has translation MAETERDTELQTLEAIFPEIQTPNKDDPYTIALELPVTPSKPVIVYFPTASNDGPPPDPTVGRAPNGVNPHAGPAIAGGGQQGEPQVDSHELAHLPSIRLELSFGPRYPREEPPKVSISTNPPWLPSETIKKLQEDGPRLWEDMGRDMVGFSYIDHIQQAAEEIFGLVGDGDALEVDPSHRIAILDYDIRARRAAFEKETFECGVCLDPKKGAFCHKMMDCGHVFCVECLQDFYNSAIKEGNLAAVKCPAPNCAKEREKSRSPSGRKRKKPKVFISPSELLQIPIDEDTVRRYVTLKYKTELESDKNTIYCPRQWCNGAARSKRHKRPTGLELADASEDDESSTSEDDDDDDDNEETPEGEVGKSKPYNKTEDLLSICDTCSFAFCSRCMQSWHGEFVGCRRPKEELTAEELATIEYMKAHTTPCPTCAAPAQKTHGCNHMICYRCQTHFCYLCSAWLDPGNPYQHFNTAPDGRVTSCFMRLWELELGDGADVGYGFAGGGGEARAGGGPPLRPPAPQQPAGGPAQEVGIAREGPLVLRIAANNPAPAAPAPVPAQGGGNNAGVAAARGEEVYIEGDINREVEVVVGEVGEEDTPASDPADKEAITEEGQRRNNNQNNQNQAGAGGGEHNMVEMMEMLDGNGELDPRQEEWVRRFVRLALNDEEDDFNEDDFDFVVPR, from the exons ATGGCAGAAACCGAGCGAGACACCGAGCTCCAGACTTTAGAGGCCATATTTCCAGAGATACAAACGCCCAACAAGGACGACCCTTATACCATCGCCCTCGAACTTCCCGTCACCCCCTCGAAGCCTGTCATTGTCTACTTTCCCACCGCTTCCAACGATGGTCCACCTCCAGATCCCACCGTTGGACGAGCCCCAAATGGCGTCAACCCCCATGCCGGCCCCGCCATAGCTGGTGGCGGCCAACAGGGCGAACCGCAAGTTGACTCCCATGAACTAGCCCACCTCCCATCGATACGGCTCGAACTTTCTTTCGGCCCCCGATACCCCCGGGAAGAACCTCCCAAGGTTAGCATTTCTACAAATCCGCCATGGCTTCCATCCGAAACgatcaagaagctccaggAGGACGGTCCGAGGCTATGGGAGGATATGGGGCGTGATATGGTCGGCTTCAGCTACATCGACCACATACAacaggcggccgaggagataTTTGGACTGGTTGGTGACGGAGATGCGTTGGAGGTTGACCCGAGCCACAGGATTGCCATTCTCGACTACGACATCAGAGCCAGGAGAGCTgcttttgagaaggagaCCTTTGAGTGTGGTGTATGTCTGGATCCCAAAAAGGGCGCCTTTTGCCACAAAATGATGGACTGTGGGCACGTCTTTTGCGTCGAATGTCTCCAAGACTTTTACAACAGCGCCATCAAAGAGGGGAACTTGGCGGCAGTCAAATGTCCAGCACCCAACTGCGCCAAAGAACGTGAAAAGTCACGGTCTCCCTCGGGTCGAAAGCGGAAAAAGCCAAAGGTCTTCATCAGCCCTAGCGAACTGCTCCAGATCCCCATCGACGAGGACACCGTCAGACGCTACGTGACGCTCAAATACAAGACCGAGCTCGAGTCGGACAAGAACACGATCTACTGTCCCCGTCAATGGTGCAACGGTGCCGCCAGGTCGAAGAGGCATAAACGACCTACCGGCCTCGAACTCGCCGACGCATCAGAAGACGACGAAAGCTCGACCTCtgaagacgatgacgacgacgacgacaacgaagAGACGCCCGAAGGTGAAGTCGGAAAGTCGAAACCGTACAACAAGACGGAGGACCTGCTGTCGATATGCGACACGTGCAGCTTTGCCTTTTGCAGCAGGTGCATGCAGTCGTGGCACGGGGAGTTTGTCGGCTGCCGGAGGCCAAAGGAGGAGCtgacggcggaggagctggcgaCGATTGAGTACATGAAGGCGCACACCACCCCTTGCCCTACGTGTGCTGCCCCTGCGCAGAAGACGCACGGGTGCAACCACATGATTTGCTATCGGTGCCAGACACACTTTTGCTACTTGTGCTCTGCGTGGTTGGATCCGGGGAATCCGTACCAGCATTTCAATACGGCGCCTGACGGGAGGGTGACGAGCTGTTTTATGAGGTTgtgggagctggagttgggggatggGGCGGATGTGGGTTATGGGTTTGcgggcgggggcggggaggcccgcgccggcggtggt cctcctcttcggccACCGGCACCACAGCAACCGGCTGGTGGTCCGGCGCAGGAGGTTGGGATTGCGAGGGAGGGACcgctggtgttgaggatTGCTGCTAATAACCCGGcgcctgctgctcctgctccggtGCCAGCgcagggaggggggaataaTGCTGGGGTAGCAGCAGCCCGCGGAG aggaggtgtaCATCGAGGGGGACATCAACagagaggtggaggtggtggtcggggaggtcggggaggaggacacgCCGGCTTCGGACCCGGCGGACAAGGAGGCCATAACAGAGGAG GGGCAGCGTCGTAATAACAACCAGAACAACCAGAACCAAgcaggagctgggggaggggagcataacatggtggagatgatggagatgcTGGATGGGAACGGGGAGCTGGACCCGAGgcaggaggagtgggtgagaCGGTTTGTGAGGTTGGCGTTGaacgatgaggaggatgattttAATGAGGATGATTTTGATTTTGTGGTGCCGAGGTGA
- a CDS encoding hypothetical protein (COG:I; EggNog:ENOG503NXJI) has product MSDNITPLASLSLTHVYYNPNDPLSHLCAFLALVPQALCVVYATLLWSTREAEVLLMFLGQLTCELINFVLKRLIKEERPKHVISTGGKGYGMPSSHAQFAVFWAVALGLFLMVRHRPPRSHIKKGQMQKEKAEGKEGPALVDVPRRYKEGGLRAVNAHLEAYSHTPWSWAQRAVVSLAAGVVAVLVAWSRIYLGYHTPKQVLAGSAAGAVSAVAWFAVTYMVRETGLLAWGLEFPVARWLRIRDLVVEEDLCQAGWEKWEERRILALSKLKEKNK; this is encoded by the exons ATGTccgacaacatcacccccctcgcaTCTCTATCCCTCACCCACGTGTACTAC AACCCCAAcgaccccctctcccacctctgcgccttcctcgccctcgtccCCCAAGCCCTCTGCGTCGTCTACGCCACCCTCCTCTGGTCCACCCGCGAAGCCGAAGTCCTCCTAATGTTCCTCGGCCAACTAACCTGCGAACTCATCAACTTCGTCCTCAAACGCCTCATCAAAGAAGAACGCCCAAAACACGTCATCAGCACCGGTGGAAAGGGGTACGGCATGCCATCATCACACGCGCAATTCGCCGTCTTTTGGGCGGTAGCACTGGGGTTATTTCTCATGGTCAGGCACAGGCCGCCAAGGTCCCACATCAAAAAGGGGCAGATgcagaaggaaaaggcagaagggaaagaagggcCGGCGCTGGTTGACGTGCCGAGACGGTACAAGGAGGGTGGGTTGCGGGCTGTGAATGCGCATTTGGAGGCGTATTCCCACACGCCGTGGTCGTGGGCgcagagggcggtggtgagcttggctGCGGGGGTTGTGGCGGTTTTGGTGGCCTGGAGTCGGATTTATCTTGGGTATCATACGCCTAAGCAGGTGCTGGCTGGGTCGGCGGCTGGGGCTGTGAGTGCGGTGGCTTGGTTTGCTGTTACTTATatggtgagggagacggggttgttggcgtgggggttggagtttCCTGTGGCCAGGTGGCTGAGGATACGAgacttggtggtggaggaggacttgTGTCAGGCTGGGTGGGAGAAGTGGGAAGAGCGGAGGATATTGGCTCTGAGTAAGTTgaaggaaaagaacaagTAA
- a CDS encoding hypothetical protein (EggNog:ENOG503P1U0): MGAAKGTALKTLQFLLRTLQFCCAALVLAVYAYFLATLSTHSLPIGTFVRAVLGIAGAATAYTILAFLLLCCAPGHPFPSFLMMVLDVAFIPCFGYIAGVNRHGVGNCTGEVDTVLGVGNSWSERGGLQYGTACEMEKAVFSVAVAACILFALSCLVNLALARHRKREKRFGPSPANDYTAGYGKKKNRFSALFGRRRGGQHQTDLGPDPNALPVHTTPDEVRNSYGTDNTRVASNQGYGGLAVAQKYEQQTLHSPGVANGDMGLMNGSGNGYANSGNGIANGNTYGNGHTYDGNGNGYGNLPPPQPAARYWNSNTHTGGYRG; encoded by the exons atgGGCGCCGCAAAAGGAACAGccctcaaaaccctccagttcctcctccgcacccTCCAGTTCTGCTGCGCGGCCCTCGTCCTGGCAGTCTACGCTTACTTCCTCGCCACTCTCAgcacccactccctccccatcggGACCTTCGTCCGGGCAGTCCTCGGCATAGCCGGCGCAGCAACCGCTTACACAATCCTCGCTTTTCTGTTACTATGTTGCGCCCCGGGCCACCCATTCCCGAGCtttctgatgatggtgctTGATGTGGCGTTCATCCCCTGCTTTGGGTACATCGCCGGGGTGAACAGACACGGGGTAGGCAACTGCACGGGCGAGGTCGACACCgtgctgggggtggggaatAGTTGGagtgagaggggggggttgcagTATGGGACCGCGtgtgagatggagaaggcggttTTTTcggtggctgttgctgcttg catcctcttcgccctcTCCTGCCTGGTAAACCTCGCCCTGGCCCGCCACcgcaagagagagaaacgGTTCGGACCGTCCCCCGCAAACGACTACACCGCCGGGTAcggcaagaaaaagaaccgTTTCAGCGCGCTGTTCGGTCGGAGAAGAGGCGGGCAACACCAAACAGATTTGGGGCCGGATCCGAACGCCCTGCCTGTTCACACCACGCCGGATGAGGTGAGGAATAGCTATGGGACTGATAACACCAGGGTGGCGAGCAACCAGGGGTATGGCGGGCTTGCAGTAGCTCAAAAGTATGAGCAGCAGACGCTGCATTCGCCTGGGGTTGCGAATGGCGATATGGGGTTGATGAACGGGAGTGGAAACGGGTATGCTAATAGTGGCAATGGGATTGCCAACGGTAACACGTACGGGAACGGGCATACGTATGATGGGAACGGTAATGGGTATGGGAATCTTCCGCCTCCGCAGCCAGCGGCGAGGTATTGGAACTCAAATACACACACGGGAGGCTATCGGGGGTGA
- a CDS encoding hypothetical protein (COG:E; EggNog:ENOG503NX7G), with amino-acid sequence MPPLYSSAPPPGGRDSLELASLASSSPGVDTSETDSRPSISSSRRASLERDDPLDSANPAVRTRPDRSYSVTSNFDFAANLFPLSSTTGAGYAPIGAPTSARDVSGGLGGGSLEKHKTLTYLNGLSLIVGLIIGSGIFSSPSQVNSNVGSPGAALIVWVVAGVLAWTGGASYAELGGAIPLNGGAQVYLSKIFGECSGFLFTWVAVLVLKPGSAAIIAIIMGEYLIRAFIGAEAEMIDPWFNKTVALVGLSLVTFLNCVSTRLGTRLNDMLMFLKFVALITVTIIGVVVAITGYSASGTTANVEWKERGWFEGTSTETSAWAVALYAGLWAYDGWDNTNYVVGEFRNASRDLPRVIHTAMPLVIISYVLANIAYFFVLPLDAINSTNTVAVMFGSKVFGSIGSLVLALIVSASCFGALNSSTFTSSRLVYVAGKEGYIPSVFGRLGNGTGSPDSLSTVRTRSWFKKKMSKLFGDEDTGLFFTPIPALILNAVLTAAYILVGEFSTLLTFYGVAGYTFYFITVLGLIVLRVREPTLERPYKTWITTPIIFCCVSLFLLSRAVFAQPLQTLIVIAFVVAGVPVYFWRVRGRGAPDRSRMKRALSEDDERPWWKFWGR; translated from the exons ATGCCGCCATTATactcctccgcccctccACCCGGCGGCCGCGACTCTCTCGAACTagcctccctcgccagctcTAGTCCAGGCGTCGATACAAGCGAGACCGACTCCCGACCTAGCATCTCGTCCTCTCGGCGTGCCTCCCTCGAACGAGACGATCCCCTCGACAGCGCAAACCCAGCTGTGCGCACCCGCCCAGATCGATCATACTCTGTAACTTCCAACTTTGATTTTGCCGCGAATTTGTTTCCgctctcttccaccaccggcgctgGGTATGCTCCTATAGGGGCGCCAACCTCGGCGAGGGATGTGAGCGGCGGGTTGGGCGGTGGGTCGCTGGAAAAGCACAAGACGTTGACGTACCTGAATGGCTTGTCGCTGATTGTTGGGTTGATTATTGGGTCGGGTATTTTCTCGTCGCCGAGTCAGGTCAACTCGAATGTTGGGTCGCCAGGGGCTGCGTTGATTGTGtgggtggttgctggtgtGCTGGCGTGGACGGGCGGCGCAAGTTATGCAGAGCTGGGAGGCGCGATCCCATTAAACGGTGGCGCGCAGGTGTATCTCTCCAAGATCTTTGGGGAGTGCTCGGGGTTTTTGTTTACGTGGGTTgctgtgttggtgttgaagccTGGAAGCGCCGCTATTATCGCCATTATTATGGGCGAGTACCTCATCAGGGCGTTCATCGGCGCTGAGGCGGAGATGATTGATCCTTGGTTCAACAAGACGGTGGCattggtggggttgagtcTGGTCACATTTTTGAACTGCGTTTCGACGAGATTGGGGACAAGGTTGAACGATATGCTCATGTTTTTGAAGTTTGTTGCTTTGATCACAGTGACCATCattggtgtggtggtggcgattACTGGGTACTCGGCTTCGGGAACCACAGCGAATGTGGAATGGAAGGAGCGCGGATGGTTTGAGGGGACATCAACGGAGACGTCGGCCTGGGCTGTGGCGCTGTATGCTGGTCTCTGGGCGTATGACGGGTGGGATAAT ACAAACTATGTTGTGGGTGAGTTCCGCAACGCCAGCCGAGATCTGCCGCGAGTGATCCATACCGCCATGCCCCTGGTCATCATCTCCTACGTCCTCGCCAACATCGCTTACTTCTTTGTCCTTCCTTTGGACGCCATCAACTCGACCAACACCGTTGCTGTCATGTTTGGATCGAAAGTCTTTGGATCCATTGGCTCTTTAGTCCTAGCTCTTATTGTCAGCGCCTCCTGCTTTGGCGCTCTCAACTCATCCACTTTCACTTCCAGCCGGCTCGTGTACGTAGCCGGAAAAGAAGGGTACATCCCCTCTGTATTCGGGCGCCTCGGAAATGGCACCGGCAGCCCAGACTCACTCTCAACAGTCAGGACAAGATCCTggttcaagaagaagatgtcgAAACTCTTTGGCGATGAGGACACAGGGCTGTTTTTCACCCCTATCCCAGCGCTGATTCTGAACGCTGTCTTGACCGCCGCGTATATTCTCGTGGGCGAGTTCTCTACACTACTTACATTCTACGGCGTGGCGGGGTACACGTTTTATTTCATTACTGTGCTGGGGCTCATTGTCCTACGAGTGAGAGAACCTACGCTGGAAAGACCATACAAGACGTGGATCACCACGCCTATCATCTTTTGCTGCGTCAGCCTGTTTTTGTTGAGCAGAGCTGTGTTTGCACAGCCGTTGCAGACGCTGATAGTGATTGCGTttgtggtggcgggggtgcCGGTGTATTTCTGGAGGGttagggggaggggggctcCAGATAGGAGTAGGATGAAGAGGGCTTtgagtgaggatgatgagaggcCGTGGTGGaagttttgggggaggtga
- the LEU5_1 gene encoding coenzyme A transporter (COG:J; EggNog:ENOG503NXAB) produces the protein MTVIYGRSIGRALPRLGALRSVLSCSRFGDDIRYLSITAHRYANSDAKLDLPALDQKWRQRWAALKSTKTSDGAEKKYVLPMFPYPSGYLHLGHLRVYTIADVVARFHSLRGHDVLLPMGWDAFGLPAENAAIERGIDPATWTKSNIAKMKEQLDVMNGSWDWSRELATCDPSFYKHTQKIFLLLREQGLAYQDEAEVNYDPVDKTVLANEQVDSNGCSWRSGAKVEKRKLKQWFLRISQFRDSLLQELEILSKDNNWPERVLTMQKNWLGKSTGATIKFPLMAFEHITHSAIEVFTSRPDTLFGVQYLALASTHPVVAQLAVKDPELQAFLDILPGLPPDSKVGYLLPHIRGVNPLAYHDETPEATKRSIPIYVAPYVLGDYGEGAVMGVPAHDVRDHSFWKTHHKDEPVRFVLAASEDESTTAMPNEPFIDHGVMTAHSGLFKGRSSQEAGEMLVRILEEAELAKPVEKWRLRDWLVSRQRYWGTPIPIIHCGSCGAVPVPEEELPVELPEVDEHWAGKKTGNPLETLEEWVNTSCPQCHGPARRDTDTMDTFVDSSWYFARFIDPHNDEVPFSREKARKMLPVDLYIGGIEHAILHLLYSRFIYKFLMGSTLVGETEGVQEPFKRLITQGMVHGKTYTDPATGKFLKPDEVDLTDPARPRVVRTGEVAGVSYEKMSKSKYNGVDPTDVINLHGADATRAHMLFQAPVSEVLDWDGNKIVGVTRWLGRIWELVQRVSTISSSASVREFFEQEAARLGTMKEKELQQWDKAARVWREVQKTVESVTGSYEKVYALNTVVSDLMILTNVIVEEEKGVPDGVKREAVEGLVRMMAPITPAFAEECWAVLHPGETSIFKSEKGRFPVADGTVDLLQPRKQVCAVQVNGRLKFAAEIAVPPEGLGEEERREWVVGEVLKTEEGRKKFEGVDVGKAKKVVVVKGGKLVNFVM, from the exons ATGACCGTGATCTACGGGAGGTCAATCGGCCGCGCTCTGCCCAGGCTGGGCGCTCTTCGTTCCGTTCTCTCATGCTCTCGTTTTGGGGATGATATTCGATACCTCAGCATCACGGCCCATAGATACGCCAACAGCGATGCCAAACTGGACTTGCCAGCTTTGGATCAGAAATGGCGGCAGAGATGGGCAGCTTTGAAGAGCACCAAGACCAGCGACGGAGCTGAAAAGAAATATGTCCTTCCCATGTTTCCATATCCTTCGGGGTATTTACATCTGGGGCACCTCCGCGTCTACACCATTGCCGATGTTGTCGCCAGGTTTCACTCCCTTCGAGGACATGATGTCTTGCTACCAATGGGATGGGATGCCTTTGGACTTCCGGCCGAAAATGCCGCTATCGAGAGAGGCATTGACCCGGCCACCTGGACCAAGTCCAACATTGCCAAGATGAAGGAACAGCTCGACGTCATGAATGGATCCTGGGACTGGTCTCGC GAACTGGCAACCTGTGACCCAAGCTTCTACAAACACACCCAAAaaatcttcctcctcctccgcgagCAAGGCCTAGCCTACCAAGACGAAGCAGAAGTCAACTACGACCCCGTCGACAAAACCGTCCTCGCTAACGAGCAAGTCGACTCCAACGGCTGCTCCTGGCGTTCCGGCGCCAAAGTCGAAAAGCGGAAACTAAAACAATGGTTCCTCCGCATCTCCCAATTCAGagactccctcctccaagaGCTCGAAATCCTCAGCAAAGACAACAACTGGCCCGAGCGAGTCCTAACCATGCAAAAGAACTGGCTAGGCAAATCCACCGGCGCAACCATCAAGTTCCCCCTCATGGCCTTTGAGCACATCACCCACTCCGCCATCGAGGTCTTCACCTCCCGCCCCGACACCCTCTTCGGAGTCCAGTACCTCGCCCTCGCTTCCACCCACCCAGTCGTAGCCCAGTTAGCAGTTAAAGACCCAGAACTGCAAGCGTTTCTAGATATCCTCCCCGGTTTACCCCCCGACTCCAAAGTCGgctacctcctcccccacatcCGCGGGGTAAACCCCCTAGCCTATCACGACGAGACCCCCGAAGCGACAAAGAGGTCTATCCCCATCTACGTCGCCCCCTACGTCCTAGGTGACTACGGCGAGGGCGCCGTCATGGGCGTTCCCGCCCACGATGTCAGGGATCACTCGTTTTGGAAAACGCACCACAAAGACGAGCCAGTCCGGTTCGTCCTTGCCGCGTCGGAGGATGagtccaccaccgccatgcCAAACGAGCCTTTTATCGACCACGGCGTTATGACCGCCCACAGTGGTCTCTTCAAGGGTCGTTCCTCTCAGGAAGCAGGTGAGATGCTCGTGCGTATTCTTGAAGAGGCTGAACTGGCCAAGCCGGTGGAGAAGTGGCGGTTGAGGGATTGGTTGGTCAGCAGGCAGAGGTACTGGGGGACGCCGATCCCGATTATTCACTGCGGTTCTTGCGGTGCGGTGCCCGttccggaggaggagctacCGGTAGAATTGCCAGAGGTGGATGAGCACTGGGCTGGAAAAAAGACGGGTAACCCGCTTGAGACGCTGGAGGAGTGGGTGAATACGTCTTGTCCTCAATGCCACGGCCCGGCGAGGAGGGATACGGACACGATGGATACGTTTGTTGATTCGAGCTGGTATTTTGCGAGGTTTATCGACCCGCACAATGATGAGGTGCCGTTTTCGAGGGAAAAGGCAAGAAAGATGCTGCCTGTTGATCTCTACATTGGCGGGATTGAGCACGCCATCTTGCACCTTTTGTACTCGAGGTTTATTTACAAGTTTCTCATGGGTTCGACGCTGGTTGGGGAGACGGAAGGGGTGCAGGAGCCGTTCAAGCGGTTGATTACACAGGGGATGGTGCACGGCAAGACGTACACTGACCCTGCCACGGGGAAATTCCTCAAGCCTGACGAGGTTGATCTCACTGATCCGGCCAGACCGAGGGTTGTgaggacgggggaggtggcgggggtgagTTATGAGAAGATGTCCAAGAGCAAGTACAATGGTGTTGATCCTACCGATGTGATCAACTTGCACGGCGCGGATGCGACAAGGGCGCACATGCTTTTCCAGGCGCCGGTTAGTGAGGTGCtggattgggatgggaacAAGATTGTGGGGGTTacgaggtggttggggaggatttgggagcTTGTTCAGCGGGTTTCGACTATCTCATCATCGGCCTCGGTGAGGGAGTTTTTTGAGCAAGAAGCGGCTAGATTGGGAACGATGAAGGAAAAGGAACTCCAACAGTGGGATAAAGCTGCGAGGGTGTGGAGGGAGGTGCAAAAGACTGTTGAGAGTGTGACGGGGTCGTACGAAAAGGTTTACGCGCTGAACACGGTGGTGTCGGATTTGATGATTTTGACGAATGTgattgtcgaggaggagaagggcgTGCCGGatggggtgaagagggaggcggtggaggggttggtgaggatgatggcgccGATTACGCCTGCTTTTGCGGAGGAGTGCTGGGCTGTTCTTCATCCTGGTGAGACGTCGATTTTTAAGAgtgagaaggggaggtttcCGGTCGCGGATGGGACGGTGGATTTGCTGCAGCCGAGGAAGCAGGTTTGTGCGGTGCAGGTGAATGGGAGGTTGAAGTTTGCGGCCGAGATTGCGGTACCGcctgaggggttgggagaggaggagaggagggagtgggttgttggggaggtcctgaagacggaggaggggaggaagaagtttgagggtgttgatgttggaaaagcaaagaaggtggtggtggtcaagggTGGGAAGTTGGTGAACTTCGTCATGTGA
- a CDS encoding hypothetical protein (EggNog:ENOG503P2S2; COG:J): MPRLAPSLFRQARKQISPFAPLLLPVCRTLDSTANELRWIKEHVNSTDSLVPRKLGIWQACLKREKGIPLQYILGNQPFGPLDILCKPGVLIPRPETESIITHLTTLLPFSSSPLKILDLCTGTGCIPLLIASLLPSTSQTLGVDISPLAISLSRQNLSHNISLSHLPLSASKSITFTKSDIFSSSSLSSLPFSPGELDILTSNPPYISPAGFNKNTERSVRLYEPKLALVPDVNLGKGYDCLPEDVFYARLLEIVSVLQPKRVLFEVGDVEQARRVAEMVVTGGELKNYAGTVEIWRDNPEGEEKERISLRNNGEEVEVKGRGNGRGVYFWRKDC, from the exons ATGCCCCGACTCGCACCATCTCTATTTCGACAAGCCCGGAAGCAAATATCACCCTTTGCCCCCCTGCTTCTGCCCGTCTGCCGAACCCTCGACTCAACCGCCAACGAACTCCGCTGGATAAAAGAGCACGTCAACTCAACCGATTCCCTCGTGCCCCGAAAGCTTGGGATATGGCAAGCCTGCCTCAAGCGGGAAAAGGGGATACCATTACAATACATCCTCGGCAACCAACCCTTTGGCCCCCTTGATATCCTCTGCAAACCAGGTGTTCTCATCCCACG ACCAGAAACCGAATCCATAATaacccacctcaccaccctcctccccttttcgtcctcccccctcaaaatcctcgACCTCTGCACAGGAACAGGCTGCATCCCCCTTTTGAtagcctccctcctcccgtccACCAGCCAAACCCTCGGAGTcgacatctcccccctcgccatctccctctcccgccaaaacctctcccacaacatctccctctcccacctccccctttccgccTCCAAAAGCATAACCTTTACCAAATCCGAcattttttcttcttcctccctctcttccctccccttttccccgGGAGAGTTGGACATCCTGACATCAAATCCCCCTTACATCTCCCCCGCTGGCTTCAACAAAAACACTGAACGTTCTGTCCGGTTATACGAGCCTAAACTCGCTCTTGTTCCGGATGTGAACCTAGGAAAAGGGTATGATTGCCTGCCGGAGGATGTGTTTTATGCAAGGTTGCTCGAGATTGTGAGTGTCCTCCAGCCGAAAAGGGTGCTTTttgaggtgggggatgtagagcaggcgaggagggtggcggagATGGTTGTTACGGGAGGGGAGCTGAAGAATTATGCGGGGACTGTGGAGATTTGGAGGGATAATcccgagggggaggaaaaggagaggatATCGCTGAGGAAtaatggggaggaggtcgaggtgaaggggaggggaaatgggaggggggtgtatTTTTGGAGGAAGGATTGTTGA
- the AIM32 gene encoding Altered inheritance of mitochondria protein 32 (EggNog:ENOG503NXF7; COG:S): MILQRVAQVCARPITLRGFATKAKSPPSFPTTPTCPSPTCACAPTPEFPEGFEIDHKTNINGLISNYAQHVLVCTGKDDWPSRIEDDNSGDNLAADLRELVGRGGQFNDPFHNISVLNASFPSSPAPKSRPELQTTSAYLLPSFKYVPWLPRVSFDSVEALVRGYLLPEKLHPLHDGLSPIHRDRLLRKAAYQNALYGVKDVDEVVVLICGHGGRDQRCGAYGPLLRGEFEKRLPEKGIEVVTGPVEVEVDETVQALEDGEGKKDERAKTAARIGLISHIGGHKFAGNVIIYIPPNQTTKDGARHPLAGHGIWYGRVEPRHIEGIVEETILQGKVVEELFRGGITQDGKILRL, translated from the exons ATGATACTGCAACGAGTAGCTCAAGTGTGCGCCAGACCAATAACCCTAAGAGGGTTTGCGACCAAAGCGaagtcaccaccatcattcCCGACAACGCCGACATGTCCCTCGCCAACATGTGCATGCGCACCCACCCCCGAGTTCCCTGAGGGGTTTGAAATTGACCACAAGACAAATATCAATGGACTGATTTCCAACTACGCGCAACATGTCCTGGTTTGCACGGGCAAAGACGACTGGCCGTCCCGCATTGAGGACGACAACAGTGGTGATAACCTCGCTGCTGACCTGCGTGAGTTAGTTGGACGTGGGGGTCAGTTCAATGAT CCGTTCCATAATATCTCAGTCCTCAACGCTTCATTCCCCTCATCGCCTGCTCCCAAATCACGGCCTGAGTTGCAGACCACGTCAGCTTACCTCCTCCCTTCATTCAAGTATGTCCCTTGGCTACCGCGAGTCTCATTTGACAGCGTTGAGGCACTGGTGAGGGGCTATCTCCTCCCTGAAAAGCTGCATCCATTGCATGACGGGCTGTCACCCATTCACCGAGACCGTCTACTTCGCAAAGCCGCCTATCAAAACGCTCTGTACGGTGTCAAGGACGtcgatgaggttgtggtgctCATCTGTGGACATGGAGGGCGGGATCAGAGGTGTGGTGCTTATGGGCCACTGCTGAGAGGCGAGTTTGAGAAACGACTGCCTGAGAAGGGCATCGAGGTGGTTACAgggccggtggaggtggaggtggacgagACAGTTCAGGCCCTGGAAGAcggggaagggaagaaggaCGAAAGAGCCAAGACGGCGGCCAGAATTGGCTTGATCAGTCATATTGGTGGACATAAGTTTGCGGGCAATGTCATAATTTATATACCTCCAAACCAGACAACCAAGGATGGGGCGCGGCATCCGTTGGCTGGTCATGGGATCTGGTATGGGAGGGTTGAGCCGAGACATATTGAGGGCATCGTGGAGGAGACAATATTGCAGGGAAAGGTGGTAGAAGAGCTCTTTAGGGGAGGTATCACTCAGGATGGAAAGATTCTGCGACTTTGA